TTCTCCAGCCGTTGAAGACCTGGAGCCATCTCGCCGCACGGCGCCGCAAGCCGAGCGAATATGAAATCGTCTCGACCAACCTCCATTACACCACCGACAATCCGGACGCGCCTTTCGAGCTCGATCCGAATTTCAACATGGCGCAATGGTTCAAGGCCAACCGCAACGCCAGCCCTTTGAAACACGCCGACTGGAACGCCTTCCGCGATCCGGACGAGATCATCTATCGCACCTACAACATGCTGCAGGACGGCCAGGAAAATTACGTCTTCGGCCTGTTCGACCAGTTTTCCGCGCGCGGCCACGACGCCATGCTCGACCATGGCTGGGCGTCGCAACTGGCGCGGCTCTATGCGCCGGGCCGCTATCTGTTCCATGCCTTGCAGATGGGCTCCGCCTATCTGTGCCAGATGGCTCCGGCGTCGACCATTTCTAATTGCGCGACCTACCAGACCGCCGACACCTTGCGCTGGCTCACGCACACGGCCTATCGCACCAGGGAGCTGGCGAAGAGTTTTGACGACCTCGGCTTCGGCGCGAACGAGCGCGCCATTTGGGAAAACGATCCGGCCTGGCAGGGTTTTCGCGAGCTGATCGAGAAGGCGCTCGTCGCCTATGACTGGGGCGAAAGTTTCGTTGCGCTCAATCTCATCGCTCGCCCGGCCGTCGAGGAGGCGGTGCTGCGCGCGCTCGGCCAGGCGGGCCGGCACAATGGCGACACGCTGCTCGGCCTTCTCACCGACGCCCAGCTGGTTGACGCCGACCGCCACCGGCGCTGGACCGGCGCACTGGTCAAGATGGCCTTGCAGACCGAAGGCAATGCCGAGGTTCTTGCCAATTGGGTCGCGAAATGGGCGCCGCTCGGCGACGCCGCGATCGACGCTTATTGCGCGCAACTGCCCGACTCGCCCGGCGCGGCCCAGGCCGCCAAAGAGGCCTGCGCGGAGCTGCGGCGCAGCTATGGCCTGTGACGGTCCACGGCCGATGAAATATAAAATCGCGATCGAAGGCGGCGACACATTTGATGTCGCCGCCGACGAAGACTCCCTCCTGCGCGGCGCCTTGCGCGCCGGCGCAGGCTTTCCCTACGAATGCGGAGTCGGCGGCTGCGGAAGCTGCCGGTTCGAACTGACCTCCGGCGATATGCGGACGCTCTGGCCTGAGGCGCCAGGACTGTCCGAGCGCGAACGCAAACGCGGCCGGCGTCTCGCCTGCCAATCCCAGGCTTTGTCGGATTGCGTGATCCGGGTGCGCTGCGCCGATGAATATCGTCCGCCCGTCGCGACGCGTCGTCATGAGGCGCGGTTAGCGCGGCGCCGGGAGATTGCGCCCGGCATGGCGGAATTTCTGTTCGAGACGGAAGCGCCCGCCGACTTCCTGCCAGGGCAATACGCCATTTTCCACCCGCCCGGCGTCGAAGGTCCGCGCGCTTTTTCCATGTCGAATCTTCCCAATGCGCAGGGCGAATGGCGCTTCGTCATTCGCAGGGTCTCAGGCGGAGCGGGCAGCAACGCCATGTTCGACGCCCTGCGCGAGGGCGACGCCCTCATGCTCGACGCGCCCTATGGCGGCGCATTTTTCCGGCCCGACAATGATCGTGAAATCATCTGCGTCGGCGGCGGCTCCGGCATTGGGCCGGTCGTCTCCGTCGCGCGCGCCGCTCTCAAACATGGCGGCAAGAAAGCCCTCCTGTTCGAAGGCGCGCGAACGCGCGGCGACCTCTGCGGCCCGGCGCTATTCAAGGCCGAGGAACTGGCCGCGCTCTCCTACGCGCCGGTTTTGTCGTCCGAGCCGGCTGACAGCGGCTGGAACGGGGCGCGCGGCTTCGTGCATCAGGCGGTTGAAACAGTCGGCGCGGCCCCGGAAAAATACGATTTCTATTTCGCTGGTCCGCCGCCGATGATCGACGCCATGCAAGACCTTCTGGTCATGCGCTGGAAGGTCCCTCACGCGCAGATTCACTACGACAAATTCCTCTGAGCTCCAATCACTGCTGGAGCAGCCGGCGTGCGGCGACGCGCGCCGGTTTTGGTCGTTTTGCAGGCATTACACGCATCAAAATCGGCAATATAGTATAATATCGACATTCTCTTGCCAGCGTTCCGTGCGGATGCTAAAAAGAAAAAAAAATGCTGCGCGAGAAAAAAAATCCGCCGGCGGGGAAGCGAAACAAGAATTCTTGCATCGAGGCGCAATCCGTGACTGACGGGCGCCGCCGGGTGGCGGCGCGCGGGCGGGACGGGTTTGACAAAGCCGCAAACGGCCGCCGCGAATGCGCTCATGGGGAGGATGTCGGGTGCAAACCATTCCTTCGCCTGTCAAACGCGTGGCGGCGAAAACGACGCCGCGTCTGGTCGGGACCGGAAGCGGCGCGGAAATCTGCGAATTCCGGGTGCCGGAAATTCGCGACCTCGCCAATCGTCTGCGCTTCGCGCCGCAACAGGGCCGCATCTGGCTTGACGACCAGCGCATGATGCTGATGCATGTGAGTTCGCTCGGCGCCTTGCGCCAGGAACTGATCGAAAGCCTCGGCGCGGAAACCGCGCGCGGCATCGTTACCCGCATCGGCTATCAGGCCGGCGCGTGCGACGCCGAGATGGCGAAAAAGCTGCGTTCGTCTTGCGGCTCCTACAACCATTTTCTCGCCGGGCCGCAACTTGTTTCGCTCGAAGGCATCGTCCATTGCGAGCCGTTGGCGCTCGAAATCGACGTCGGCAGCGGTCATTATTTCGGCGATTTCGCCCTCATCGATTGCGCCGAGGCGGAGGCCCATGTCGCCCGTTACGGCATAGGCGAGGAGCCCTCGTGCTGGATGCTGGTGGGCTATGCCTGCGGCTACACCAGCCGGTTCATGGGACGTCCCATTCTGTGGCGCGAGATCGAATGCAAGGCCATGGGCCACGACCGTTGCCGCGTGGTCGGCCGCCCGGTCGAGGAATGGGGCGATGACGCCCGCGAAGACCTGCGCTTCCTCCAGATCGGCGATTTCGTCAAATGGACGCCGGCGCCGCCGAATTGTCCCGCGCCCCATGCCCGGGTCGCGGCACGCGCCGCCGCCAGCCAGGAGAACACATTCGGGATGGTCGGCATTTCGGGCGGGTTCAACACCGTCTGCCATCTCGTGAAAAAGGTCGCGCCGACCGATGCGACGGTGCTTTTCCTCGGCGAGAGCGGCGTCGGCAAGGAGATTTTCTCGCAGAATTTGCACCGCCTCAGCAAAAGAGCCAAGGCGCCCTTCATCGCGGTCAATTGCGCCGCGATCCCCGAACAACTGGTCGAATCTGAATTGTTCGGCGTCGAGAAAGGCGGCTATACCGGCGCTGTCGCCTCGCGCCCCGGACGGCTTGAGCGCGCCGATGGCGGCACGCTCTTCCTCGACGAAATCGGGACGCTGAGCTACACCGCGCAGGGCAAATTGCTGCGCGCCCTCCAGGAAGGCGAGATCGAACGCGTCGGCGACACGCGCGTGCGCAAGGTCGATGTCCGAATCGTCGCCGCGACCAATGTCAATCTGTGCGAGGCGGTGAAAGAGGGGACCTTCCGCGAGGATCTCTATTACCGGCTGAACGTCTTCCCGATTCGCGTCCCGCCTTTGCGCGACCGGCGCGACGACATTCCGCTGCTGATGAACTGGTTCATGCAGCGCACCGCGAAGAAGCACGGCAAGACCGTCACCGGCTTCCGCGAGCGCGCGGTCGATGCGATGATCAATTATTCCTGGCCCGGCAATGTCCGCGAAATGGAGAATATCATCGAGCGGGCGGTGATCCTCGCCGATGACGGCGGCGCCCTCGACATTTCCCACCTCTTCACCAATGGCGAGGATTTCCACTCCAACACCTTCGTCATGCGCCGCAATGGCGGGCTGCTGCCTGCGGCCGAGGCGCACCTTCCCGGAGAGGCGCCGGAAGGCGGCCTGCCCGCTTTGGCCGACACCGAAGCGCGGATGTTGCGGCTCGCTCTGGCCGAGGCGAAAGGCAATCTTTCGCTCGCCGCGCGCCTGTTGAGCATCAGCCGGCCGACGCTCGCCTATCGGCTGCGCAAGCACAAGATCGAGGCCTAGAGGATTGCTCGCGGCGCCGACGCGATTGAGCGCTCGGCGGGACATAACGAAAGCAGCATCGAAAGATCGAAGAACAGGGCGGCCGTCACCGCCTTCTGGATCGAGGCCAGAGTCCCGGGCGTCCAGCGGTAGGTCTCGACAAGATAGGTCGTCAGCGCCCGCGCCAGTTCATTGTAGACCGCGGTGATCGCCGGAGTGTCGAGCGCTGCTTTCTGGAAGCCGAAATGCATGGCGAGGACGCCATCGACATAATCGTCGTCGATGCGCCAGGACAGCAGGCGTGCGAAATGCCGCGACTGGACTCTCTTCAGCCGCTCGAAATCGCATTGGCCGTCGCCGTTTCCGGCCGCCATATTTCTCGTGAATTTCTGGAGTTGGGCGACGATCGTCGGCAGGCGGGGCTCGACGACCGGCCAGAAGGTCAGGAGGCGCTCTTCGACCGAGCGATCGCGCGCCAGCAGATCCATGTGACGTTTCAGGTCGTTCATTGTCCGGCGTTTCCGCGCAGCAGGCCGAAGGGTCGGGCGCGCTTTGCGCGCCCGACCCAATTGGCGACCGGGAGGAACGTTCGGAGGGCGTCGGGGCCCCCTCCGAGCGACTTCACGCGGTCATCGCGAAGCCTTCATAGCCGCTCTCGGCGACCTCGTTGCATTTCTGGCGATAGGTTCCCACGCCGCCGGTATAGGACAAGACGCGGCGCGGCTTGCCCGGCACGTTGGAGCCGACATACCAGGAATTGGTCTTGGAGATGAGATTGGCGTTGGCCGTTTCGTCATGGTGCCGCACCCAGCGCTCTTCGACCTCCGCCGTCGGCTCGATCACCGCCACGCCCTTGTCGCGCATGTAGCGAATGCAGTCGGCGATCCATTCGGTCTGCTGCTGCAGGCAGGTGGTCATGTTGCAGAGCGCGGCCGAAGGCGCGAGCGGCGCGCCGGTCATGAACAGGTTGGGATAGCCGTGGACCTGCATGCCGTAAGCGGTGCGGATGTCCTTGCCCCAATCCTCTTTCAGCGTGTGTCCGCCGCGACCGCGAATGTCGATGCGGGTGAGCGCGCCGGAGCCCGCGTCGAAGCCGGTGGCCATAACGATCATATCCAGCTCGTGCACCGTCCCGTCCGCCAGCTTAAGGCCCTCCGGGACGATCTCGACGATCGGATTGTCCTTCACGCTGACGGCTTTGACATTCGGCCGGTGATAGACTTCGAGGTAATTGGTCTCCAGCGGCACGCGATGGGTTCCGAAGCCGTAATCCTTGGGGATCAGCAGGTCGCACAGCTTGGGATCCTTGAGCCGCGCCCGCATCTTGTCGCGCACGAATTCCGAGATTTCCTCGCTCACCTCGGGATCGAAGAACATTTCGGCGAAAGAGGCGAGCCAGAGTTTCAGCGAGCCGTTCTGGTAGATTTCCTCCATGACGTCCCGGCGCCGCGCCGGCGTCAGGTCGGCCCATTTGTACATGAAGTCATATTCGAAGCCGGTGAAAGTGTGGGGCAGGGTGTTCTTCAATTCGTCGAAGCGCTCCTTGTAGGCCTTGACGTCCGCCTCGCCGAATTTCGGATTCTTCATCGGCAGCACATATTGCGGCGTGCGCACAAAGACGGTCAGCTCCCCCACCTTGGACGCGATGGTCTGGATGACCTGGATGCCGGTGGCGCCGATGCCGATCACGCCGACCTTCTTGCCTTCCAGTTCGATCGGCTCATGCGGCCAGCGAGCGGTGTGGAAGATGCGGCCCTTGAAACTGCTCTGCCCCGGGAACAGCTCGCTCAGCGGCGCCGAGAGCATGCCGCAACAGGTGATCAGGAACTGGGCGTCGATGGTTTCGCCATCCTCGGTGCGGATGATCCAGCGGCGCGTGTCTTCATTGTAATGGGCGCTGACGATACGCGCGTCGAACTGGATGTCCTTGCGCAGATCGAGGCTGTCAGTGACCTAGTGCATCCAGCGTTCGATTTCCGGCTGGCCGGGGAACCGTTCGCTCCAGCTCCAGCCCTTGTAGAGATCTTCCGAGAAAAGATATTGATAGATATAGGCTTCGGAATCGAAGCGCGCGCCAGGATAGCGGTTCCAGTACCAGGTGCCGCCGACGTCGGACGCCGCCTCAAAGGCGCGGACTTTCATCCCCATGTTGCGCAATTGATAGATCTGGTAGAGCCCGGCGACGCCGGCGCCGATGATCGCCGCGTCGAGCTTTGTCGCCCCGTCGATATTCCGAACCGCTTCATTCATAATTTCAATTCCTCCAGCTGAACGCCGCGGCGCGTCATTTTTCGATCTCTTGGTTCAATCTTTTGGCGGGGCGCGCGGCGGCTTCGCTTTGATTGATTGGACCCGCGTCGGGAAAATTAGGCGGAGCGCCGGCGGCGGTATTGAACGGCGCGGACAATTCTTTGAACGATCCTGCGGCGGCGGTCTGAGCGAGGGCTCCCGCAAGCTTTTGCCTTCGCGCGCAAAATCTGCCGATCCGGGACATTGTCCGCCGTTCGCGGGCGGCGGGCGGCCGCCGGCGATGATTCACTTATGCCCCGCCTTGAACGACGCGACATCCTCGGAGGGATAATCGAACGACGCGTCGCCGGCGGCAGGGGAGGAAAAAGTGAAGATCAGACGAGCGTCCACGGCCGCCTTGGCGTCCACATTGCTATCAGCCCTCGCGGCCATGCCGGCCCGGGCAGGTTCGGAACTGCAACCGGGAACGACCACGGGCCTGGCGATTGGCGCCCCTCTGCCGGAAGGGGTCTATGACATGACGCTGCCCAATTGGGGCGCGCGCGCCACCCATCCCGCCACCGATGTCGGCGTCCTCACCCCGGCCTGGATCGTGTGGTCCACGCCCTGGACCATTTTCGGCGGCCGGCTCGGCTTCGACGCCGCGACGCCGGTCGCCCAGGTCGCCGTCGACGGTCCCTTCGGCTTGAACAAGGCCGGCTGGGCCAATCCGCTCGTCGAGATGAGCCTGAAATGGGACCTTGGCGGCCATTTCTTTTTCGGCGTCCACGAGGGCGTGCATCTGCCGGTCAACGGCCCGCTGCAGGAGATCGGCGTCGCCTATGATTTCGCGTCCTTCATGCAGGCCGTGGCCTTTTCCTATCTCAACGAGGGCTGGAATCTCTCCGCGACCTTCATCTACGGCACGGGCCGGAACGGGACGACGGTCGGCTCCTATGCGCCGTCCTGGTTCAACTACGACCTGACCGCGACCAGGACTTTCGGCAAATGGGAGATCGGCGCCGTCGGTTTCGGCTCGACCGATCTGTCGAGCCCCTATGCCGGCTATGCCCGCCAGAGCCAGTTCGCGATGGGCGGGCTGGTCGGCTATAATTTCGGGCCGGTCGATCTTCAGCTGAAGCTGACCACCGATCTC
This genomic interval from Candidatus Rhodoblastus alkanivorans contains the following:
- a CDS encoding aromatic/alkene monooxygenase hydroxylase subunit beta translates to MNQPAVLQPLKTWSHLAARRRKPSEYEIVSTNLHYTTDNPDAPFELDPNFNMAQWFKANRNASPLKHADWNAFRDPDEIIYRTYNMLQDGQENYVFGLFDQFSARGHDAMLDHGWASQLARLYAPGRYLFHALQMGSAYLCQMAPASTISNCATYQTADTLRWLTHTAYRTRELAKSFDDLGFGANERAIWENDPAWQGFRELIEKALVAYDWGESFVALNLIARPAVEEAVLRALGQAGRHNGDTLLGLLTDAQLVDADRHRRWTGALVKMALQTEGNAEVLANWVAKWAPLGDAAIDAYCAQLPDSPGAAQAAKEACAELRRSYGL
- a CDS encoding 2Fe-2S iron-sulfur cluster-binding protein: MKYKIAIEGGDTFDVAADEDSLLRGALRAGAGFPYECGVGGCGSCRFELTSGDMRTLWPEAPGLSERERKRGRRLACQSQALSDCVIRVRCADEYRPPVATRRHEARLARRREIAPGMAEFLFETEAPADFLPGQYAIFHPPGVEGPRAFSMSNLPNAQGEWRFVIRRVSGGAGSNAMFDALREGDALMLDAPYGGAFFRPDNDREIICVGGGSGIGPVVSVARAALKHGGKKALLFEGARTRGDLCGPALFKAEELAALSYAPVLSSEPADSGWNGARGFVHQAVETVGAAPEKYDFYFAGPPPMIDAMQDLLVMRWKVPHAQIHYDKFL
- a CDS encoding sigma 54-interacting transcriptional regulator, translating into MQTIPSPVKRVAAKTTPRLVGTGSGAEICEFRVPEIRDLANRLRFAPQQGRIWLDDQRMMLMHVSSLGALRQELIESLGAETARGIVTRIGYQAGACDAEMAKKLRSSCGSYNHFLAGPQLVSLEGIVHCEPLALEIDVGSGHYFGDFALIDCAEAEAHVARYGIGEEPSCWMLVGYACGYTSRFMGRPILWREIECKAMGHDRCRVVGRPVEEWGDDAREDLRFLQIGDFVKWTPAPPNCPAPHARVAARAAASQENTFGMVGISGGFNTVCHLVKKVAPTDATVLFLGESGVGKEIFSQNLHRLSKRAKAPFIAVNCAAIPEQLVESELFGVEKGGYTGAVASRPGRLERADGGTLFLDEIGTLSYTAQGKLLRALQEGEIERVGDTRVRKVDVRIVAATNVNLCEAVKEGTFREDLYYRLNVFPIRVPPLRDRRDDIPLLMNWFMQRTAKKHGKTVTGFRERAVDAMINYSWPGNVREMENIIERAVILADDGGALDISHLFTNGEDFHSNTFVMRRNGGLLPAAEAHLPGEAPEGGLPALADTEARMLRLALAEAKGNLSLAARLLSISRPTLAYRLRKHKIEA
- a CDS encoding protoglobin domain-containing protein yields the protein MNDLKRHMDLLARDRSVEERLLTFWPVVEPRLPTIVAQLQKFTRNMAAGNGDGQCDFERLKRVQSRHFARLLSWRIDDDYVDGVLAMHFGFQKAALDTPAITAVYNELARALTTYLVETYRWTPGTLASIQKAVTAALFFDLSMLLSLCPAERSIASAPRAIL
- a CDS encoding transporter — translated: MLSALAAMPARAGSELQPGTTTGLAIGAPLPEGVYDMTLPNWGARATHPATDVGVLTPAWIVWSTPWTIFGGRLGFDAATPVAQVAVDGPFGLNKAGWANPLVEMSLKWDLGGHFFFGVHEGVHLPVNGPLQEIGVAYDFASFMQAVAFSYLNEGWNLSATFIYGTGRNGTTVGSYAPSWFNYDLTATRTFGKWEIGAVGFGSTDLSSPYAGYARQSQFAMGGLVGYNFGPVDLQLKLTTDLTECNYGGKDTRLWANIIVPIWVATAPKQQIAAKY